In Halobaculum sp. XH14, a single genomic region encodes these proteins:
- a CDS encoding HpcH/HpaI aldolase family protein — protein sequence MDQTNSFRTKLEEGTVVLGASADTFAPSLVELYGELGLDFVWLDYEHHGATPWDSHALENLSRAAELVDTELLVRIPEPNPALVRKVLDTGVRNVLVPRIDTAAEVRRCVEAARYTYEDGPGERGNSTARTNTWRNTDRYLQTEDEQVCVGVMIEKASAIDTLDEILSVPELGFTFVGPSDLSVQMGFEKDDPEFQRRIAEVRSRSLDAGVPVGCIEGDPDAAARAIEDGYQIVRIASEFGAVQRAVRDRLRRIQ from the coding sequence ATGGATCAGACGAACTCATTCCGGACCAAGCTAGAAGAGGGTACCGTCGTTCTGGGCGCGAGCGCGGACACGTTCGCTCCGAGCCTGGTCGAACTCTACGGCGAACTCGGGCTCGACTTCGTGTGGCTCGATTACGAGCATCACGGCGCTACCCCATGGGACAGCCACGCTCTCGAGAACCTGTCACGTGCCGCCGAACTCGTCGACACGGAGTTGTTAGTCCGTATTCCGGAACCGAATCCGGCACTCGTGCGCAAAGTACTGGACACCGGCGTCCGGAACGTTCTCGTCCCGCGGATCGACACCGCCGCTGAAGTTCGTCGGTGTGTGGAGGCTGCGCGGTATACGTACGAGGACGGGCCGGGCGAGCGAGGTAACTCCACTGCTCGCACGAACACGTGGCGTAACACCGACCGATACCTGCAAACCGAAGACGAGCAGGTGTGTGTCGGCGTCATGATCGAGAAGGCGAGTGCAATCGATACCCTCGACGAGATCCTATCGGTGCCCGAACTCGGGTTCACCTTCGTCGGCCCGTCGGATCTGTCCGTGCAGATGGGTTTCGAGAAGGACGACCCCGAGTTCCAGCGGCGGATCGCGGAGGTACGGTCCCGAAGCCTCGACGCCGGCGTCCCCGTCGGATGTATCGAAGGCGACCCCGACGCTGCTGCTCGCGCGATTGAGGATGGGTATCAGATCGTCCGCATCGCGAGCGAATTCGGGGCCGTTCAGCGGGCGGTTCGAGATCGGCTGAGGCGGATCCAGTAG
- a CDS encoding ABC transporter substrate-binding protein: MLNLEGSMFVPVFFYGREQNLWEDRGIDLSIEVAGFGKFSRTFSEGLATGLSPLSSLPMAGNLAGDTSVKCFGQTMNFINQCFVQADSDIQEPGDLEGMTVGVPGRGSSTTRYYIAQWAELYDFDLLEAPAEIVDSPTSTLYNFLENDEEIDAGILFTGDTIKALANDDLRSIYNPVPAWKEDHGYPPSVTMFGVYDEFLETNPGVVMDFWNGWVEAVELFRDEFDQAMNQYGAVGGIDLSSDGEVEQVRSLVENGQLFPTEWNEDWIEMNANLFELVAQHGGLEAAPGTDQFRTHEQIQETS, encoded by the coding sequence ATGTTGAACCTAGAGGGGTCGATGTTCGTCCCGGTGTTCTTCTACGGACGGGAACAGAACCTCTGGGAAGATCGCGGGATCGACCTCTCGATCGAGGTCGCAGGGTTCGGGAAGTTCTCACGAACCTTCTCGGAGGGGCTCGCGACCGGGCTCTCCCCGCTGTCATCGCTTCCGATGGCGGGGAACCTGGCGGGCGATACGTCCGTCAAGTGTTTCGGCCAGACGATGAACTTCATCAACCAGTGCTTCGTTCAGGCCGATTCCGACATCCAGGAGCCCGGTGACCTCGAAGGAATGACAGTCGGCGTTCCCGGTCGGGGCTCGTCAACGACCCGATACTACATCGCGCAGTGGGCGGAACTGTACGATTTCGACCTGCTCGAAGCGCCGGCCGAGATCGTCGATTCGCCGACGTCGACGCTGTACAACTTCCTCGAAAACGACGAGGAGATCGACGCCGGGATCCTCTTCACTGGAGACACGATCAAGGCACTCGCGAACGACGACCTACGCTCCATCTACAATCCGGTTCCCGCGTGGAAGGAGGACCACGGATACCCGCCCTCGGTCACGATGTTCGGGGTGTACGACGAGTTCCTCGAGACGAACCCGGGCGTCGTGATGGACTTCTGGAACGGCTGGGTCGAAGCGGTGGAACTGTTCCGAGACGAGTTCGACCAGGCGATGAACCAGTATGGGGCAGTCGGGGGAATCGACCTCTCCTCGGACGGGGAAGTCGAACAGGTTCGCAGCCTGGTCGAGAACGGGCAGCTGTTCCCGACCGAGTGGAACGAGGACTGGATCGAAATGAACGCGAACCTCTTCGAACTCGTCGCACAGCACGGGGGGCTGGAGGCCGCTCCGGGAACGGACCAGTTCCGGACACACGAACAGATTCAGGAAACCTCATGA
- a CDS encoding ABC transporter permease — MTTNARSTRSTVTERLRDSRLYQPSLIAIALFLGGWQLVSQSFDPSVFPGLALLADNIWMVLTEETQFGFIENLRPSVIRIAVGFSLSMIIGVVLGTSMGIYPVFEEYVTAPVMAVMTFPAVVWAFLGVLWFGITDYVVSIFVITLAVAPYVAVNIWKGAEAVDHEIVEMAETFEASRISKWRHIHIPHLQPFTFSSARLAFALSWKISLIAEVFGATSGVGYVVDYYFQTLRADMVIAWALPVMIGMFLVERMFKRLEERSFEWRPELEESAGQRR; from the coding sequence ATGACAACAAACGCTCGCTCAACGCGGTCGACGGTGACCGAGAGACTTCGTGACTCGCGGCTGTACCAGCCGAGTTTGATCGCGATCGCGCTGTTTCTTGGGGGGTGGCAGCTCGTCTCCCAATCGTTCGACCCATCCGTGTTCCCCGGGTTAGCACTGCTCGCGGATAACATATGGATGGTCCTGACGGAGGAGACCCAGTTCGGGTTCATCGAGAATCTGCGTCCCTCAGTTATCCGGATCGCGGTCGGGTTCAGTCTCTCTATGATCATCGGAGTCGTTCTAGGGACGAGCATGGGGATTTATCCCGTGTTCGAGGAGTACGTCACCGCCCCCGTGATGGCGGTAATGACGTTCCCCGCGGTCGTGTGGGCGTTCCTTGGTGTTCTCTGGTTCGGAATCACCGACTACGTCGTGTCGATATTCGTGATCACGCTCGCGGTGGCCCCGTACGTGGCAGTGAACATCTGGAAAGGGGCGGAAGCCGTAGACCACGAGATCGTCGAGATGGCGGAGACCTTTGAAGCGTCCCGCATCAGCAAGTGGCGGCACATCCACATACCGCACCTGCAGCCGTTCACGTTCTCATCGGCACGGCTCGCGTTCGCGCTCTCGTGGAAGATCTCGCTGATCGCGGAGGTGTTCGGCGCGACCTCCGGAGTGGGATACGTCGTCGACTACTACTTCCAGACGCTCCGGGCCGATATGGTCATCGCGTGGGCACTCCCGGTCATGATCGGGATGTTCCTCGTCGAGCGGATGTTCAAACGCCTGGAAGAGCGGTCGTTCGAATGGCGTCCCGAACTCGAGGAAAGCGCCGGACAGAGGCGATAA
- a CDS encoding ABC transporter ATP-binding protein, with protein MGTPGHDRDVPRRADVQTPGRAVVRMASRTRGKRRTEAITMELKIRNLTKTFEEPSGDRLVVLDDISFPVEVGSFTSIMGPSGCGKSTLLNILAGLHTYDDGKIEWEGSVVDPGDLPVGYVFQEPRLLNWRTVEDNIKFALNAQGVPEKEHEDRIHDVLTTVGLADEKQSYPLRLSGGMRQRVGIARALAVDPDILLMDEPFSDLDELTARNLRDDLIELWQETGKTIVFVTHDISEAVYLSDEIKFLDTMGLLFNEVSIDQPRPRKPNDSELLQIESDLMDTFFARMEEIDANEAMTRDDEDAERTSQAASSGGPDVV; from the coding sequence GTGGGCACTCCCGGTCATGATCGGGATGTTCCTCGTCGAGCGGATGTTCAAACGCCTGGAAGAGCGGTCGTTCGAATGGCGTCCCGAACTCGAGGAAAGCGCCGGACAGAGGCGATAACTATGGAACTCAAGATACGCAATCTCACGAAAACGTTTGAAGAGCCCAGCGGGGACCGACTTGTCGTCCTCGACGACATCAGCTTCCCCGTCGAAGTAGGTTCCTTCACGAGCATCATGGGCCCGTCCGGATGTGGCAAGTCGACGCTACTGAACATCCTCGCTGGGCTCCATACGTACGATGACGGGAAGATCGAGTGGGAGGGGAGTGTCGTTGATCCGGGGGATCTCCCGGTCGGGTACGTCTTTCAGGAGCCCCGTCTCCTGAACTGGCGCACCGTCGAGGACAACATCAAATTCGCACTCAACGCCCAGGGGGTTCCCGAGAAAGAACACGAGGATCGGATTCACGACGTCCTCACGACCGTCGGACTCGCGGACGAAAAGCAGTCATACCCACTCCGTCTCTCGGGTGGGATGCGACAGCGCGTCGGCATCGCCCGCGCGCTAGCCGTCGATCCGGATATCCTCCTGATGGACGAACCGTTTAGCGATCTCGACGAACTCACCGCACGAAATCTTCGCGACGACCTCATCGAACTCTGGCAGGAGACAGGAAAGACCATCGTCTTCGTGACCCACGACATCAGCGAAGCCGTCTACCTCTCCGATGAGATCAAGTTCCTGGACACGATGGGACTCCTGTTCAACGAGGTCAGCATCGACCAGCCCCGTCCACGGAAGCCGAACGACTCCGAGCTGCTCCAGATCGAGTCCGACCTCATGGACACGTTCTTCGCTCGGATGGAGGAGATCGACGCCAACGAGGCGATGACGCGGGACGACGAAGACGCCGAACGGACCTCACAGGCCGCCAGTTCGGGGGGCCCCGATGTCGTCTGA